The genomic window GGGGATGACGCGCCGGCGCTCATTCTTTCCTGATCAGCACATCTCGATCAGCCACTCCTGCTCAGCGCAGCGGCGCCGCCAGCTCGGTTGCCAGCCCGATGCCGCGCGGGTCGCTGGCGGACTGCACCTCGCCGGATTTCTTGTTCCACAGCAGCACCTGCTGGTTGCCGTAGGCGCGCCCGACGTCCTTGAGGGTGTAGCCACGGCGTTGCAGGTCGGCCATCTCGGCGGCGCTGAAGGCGCGCGGCTCGTGCTCGATCACGTCGGGCAGGAACTGGTGGTGGTAGCGCGGCGCGGCGACCCAGCGCTGCACCGGCTTGCCTTCCAGGTACTCCAGCATCGCCAGCAGCACCATGCTGGGAATCCGGCTGCCGCCCGGCGTGCCGAAAGCGGCCAGTTCGCTGGGGCTTTCGATGAAGCTCGGGCTCATGCTCGACAGCGGGCGCTTGCCCGCGGCCACCGCGTTGGCCTGGCTGCCGGCCAATTGGTAGGCGTTGGCGCCGCTGACGTCGGTGGCGAAGTCGTCCATCTCGTCGTTGAGCAGCACGCCGGTGCCCGGCACGGTGAAGGCGGCGCCGAACGGCAGGTTGACCGAGAGGGTGGCGGCCACGGCGTTGCCGTCGGCGTCCATGACCACGAAATGGGTCGTGTGGTCGCCCTCGCGCCAGGCCGGCGCCGGCGGCAGGGAGGAACTGGGCGTGGCGCGCTGCGGGTCGATGCCGGCGGCCAGGCGCTTGAGGTAGTCCGGGGCGAGCAGCTGGTTGACCGGGTTGGCGACGCGATCCGGGTCGCCCAGCAGGCCACGGTCACGGTAGGCGCGGCGCAGGGCTTCCACCACGTAATGCGCGCGCTGCACCGGCTCGGCCTTCTGCCAGGGCAGTTGCTGCAGCATGCCCAGGCTCTGCGCCAGGGCCACGCCGCCAGCGGAGGGCGGCGGGGCGCTGATCAGTTCGCGGCCGTCGGCCAGCGGGTAGCGCAGCGCGGGGCGTTCCACGGTGCGGTAGCTGGCGAGGTCTTCCAGGCTCCACACCCCGCCGGCGGCGCGCACGCCGTCCACCAGCTTCTGTGCGGTCTCGCCTTCGTAGAAGCCGATGCGGCCGTAGCGCGCCAGCTTCTCCAGGGTGTTGGCCAGCTGCGGCTGGCGCATCAGGCTGTACTCCTCGGGGAGGTTGCCCTGGTCGAGGAAGATGCGCGCGGTCTCGCGGTCCTTGCGCATGGCGTCCAGACGCCAGGAGGCGCGGTCGATGTAGACGCGGTCGATGGACACGCCATCGGTGGCCAGGCGGATCGCCGGCACGAGGTTGTTCGCCAGGGTCTTGCGGCCATAGCGGCTGCTGATGTCCGCCAGGGCGGCGGGCAGGCCGGGGATGCCGGCGGCCAGCGGGCCGTTGAGCGACAGCTGCGGGTCGACCTTGCCGTTGCGCTCG from Pseudomonas sp. GCEP-101 includes these protein-coding regions:
- a CDS encoding gamma-glutamyltransferase family protein, with protein sequence MSLLNSRSRASLLGLCSLLLLSFALHAAEHPAQASVASAHPSATVAGLETLADGGNAFDAAVAIAAALAVAEPYGSGLGGGGFFLLRKAGSPPTYHFIDARERAPLAAHARMYERNGKVDPQLSLNGPLAAGIPGLPAALADISSRYGRKTLANNLVPAIRLATDGVSIDRVYIDRASWRLDAMRKDRETARIFLDQGNLPEEYSLMRQPQLANTLEKLARYGRIGFYEGETAQKLVDGVRAAGGVWSLEDLASYRTVERPALRYPLADGRELISAPPPSAGGVALAQSLGMLQQLPWQKAEPVQRAHYVVEALRRAYRDRGLLGDPDRVANPVNQLLAPDYLKRLAAGIDPQRATPSSSLPPAPAWREGDHTTHFVVMDADGNAVAATLSVNLPFGAAFTVPGTGVLLNDEMDDFATDVSGANAYQLAGSQANAVAAGKRPLSSMSPSFIESPSELAAFGTPGGSRIPSMVLLAMLEYLEGKPVQRWVAAPRYHHQFLPDVIEHEPRAFSAAEMADLQRRGYTLKDVGRAYGNQQVLLWNKKSGEVQSASDPRGIGLATELAAPLR